A single region of the Globicephala melas chromosome 12, mGloMel1.2, whole genome shotgun sequence genome encodes:
- the MOB1A gene encoding MOB kinase activator 1A: MSFLFSSRSSKTFKPKKNIPEGSHQYELLKHAEATLGSGNLRQAVMLPEGEDLNEWIAVNTVDFFNQINMLYGTITEFCTEASCPVMSAGPRYEYHWADGTNIKKPIKCSAPKYIDYLMTWVQDQLDDETLFPSKIGVPFPKNFMSVAKTILKRLFRVYAHIYHQHFDSVMQLQEEAHLNTSFKHFIFFVQEFNLIDRRELAPLQELIEKLGSKDR; this comes from the exons TAGTAGCCGCTCTTCTAAAACATTCAAACCAAAGAAGAATATCCCTGAAGGATCTCATCAGTATGAACTCTTAAAACATGCAGAAGCAACTCTAGGAAGTGGGAATCTGAGACAAGCTGTTATGTTGCCAGAGGGAGAGGACCTCAATGAATGGATTGCGGTTAACA CTGTGGATTTCTTCAACCAGATCAACATGTTATATGGAACTATCACAGAATTCTGCACTGAAGCAAGCTGTCCAGTCATGTCTGCAGGTCCAAG ATATGAATATCATTGGGCAGATGGTACTAATATTAAAAAGCCAATCAAATGTTCTGCACCAAAATACATTGACTATTTGATGACTTGGGTTCAGGATCAACTTGATGATGAAactctttttccttctaaaattg GTGTCCCATTTCCTAAAAACTTTATGTCTGTGGCAAAGACCATTCTAAAGCGTCTGTTCAGGGTTTATGCCCATATTTATCACCAGCACTTTGATTCTGTGATGCAGCTGCAGGAGGAGGCCCACCTCAACACCTCCTTTAagcactttattttctttgttcag gaGTTTAATCTGATTGATAGGCGTGAGTTGGCACCTCTTCAGGAATTAATTGAGAAGCTTGGATCGAAAGACAGATAA